The Calliopsis andreniformis isolate RMS-2024a chromosome 5, iyCalAndr_principal, whole genome shotgun sequence nucleotide sequence AGTTTCAGATGGCGAGGTCGATCCGTATGGCGTGACTATACCACCAGAACCACCAGGACAATGTCCCGTGGAGTTACAGGAAAAAATAACTAAACTTTTTAGGAAAATGGAGAGTGGCGGTTTGGATATGAACAAAGTTATACAACAAAGAAAGGATTTCAGAAATCCCTCAATTTATGAAAAACTCATTCAGTTTTGTAGCATCAACGAATTGGGCACCAATTATCCTCCTGACAGATTCGATCCATTTAAGTGGGGTAAAGATTCTTATTACGAGGAACTTGCCAAGGTTCAGAAAGCCGAAATGGATAAACTTGAAAAAGCTAGAAAAGAAAAAACAAAGATCGAAATTGTTTCCGGTACAGCCAAGCGTCCCAATAGTTCTAGCGCGATCGAAGACGATGCTAAGAAAAGAAAAAGTAAATGGGATCAAGTGGCAACGGGAGCCACTGCTTCGGTAAAGCCTACAGTTTTACTTTCTCAGCCGACTCTTACTACTTTAACGTCGTCCGCGACCGGCACCAAAGCAACGGTAATATCGGCTTTTGGATCTTTACCAAAGAAAAGACTGTAACATATTGTGTAAATCATTTGTAAATATCACTTCTAAACGAAGCAACATTTCATCTATCATTTCAACTATTGTACAAACGCGGAACAATGACGCATTTTGTGTGTGAACGCGCGTAGGCAATATGttattttatatacatatgaccatgtatatgtatatacgtacatacacacacacatacacacacacacaccccACATCACCACGAGCCTGTTTTGTTCAATTTGACTACTAGTTCTTATCGATCGTTCATTTCATGTTCAATTTTTGTACGTACGCAACGTGTGCGAAGAATACTCGTATAAGGTTGCTCTAATAGTACAGTCACTGTTAAAGTAACGTACTTCTGGCGATACAACGAATCGCTaattattgtatatatatatatatagatattttAAAAGATAGCAGGACAAGTGAAAATTAAAGAAGTATTTCATCGTGAAGTAGGAAAATGAGGATACGATAATAAGCTGAAACGTGTTATCAATTTTGCAAACTCGCTTCAGCCATATCTTCATCTTGTGAGCGTGTACGTACAGATGAACAATATTTTGGAAATATTTTCTTTAGGTTTGTTTGTAAATTGATGAGTATTAAGATACATAATGGTAAAATACGTATACTGTCATACATGCTGCTGCCATTGTAATAAATGTCCAGAACAATTCAATTTTCTTTCATTTAAATTGATATGCAGAAATTAGCATTACTTGTAATTATGATCTTTGAAGAATCATATTTATGTTTATTAAGTAAAGGTTAGGACTTATTTGATTACATGTAAatctaaataaataatttctagTTGTACTTTTATACAAAAAGTTTGTTTCCTTATAAGACCAATCTTGTATGAACGAAATCAGTGATAGTATGTAGACTAGTTGATGACTTTGTATTAATGAATGCGTATGCGATTACAATATAGTAAATTTGGACTGACATGATACATGTATTGTTGCATGTATATACGTACAACTACGCGGAGGAATATACCCTCTACCGTACAACTG carries:
- the LOC143178693 gene encoding SAP30-binding protein; translated protein: MSVQSVALASLTATYTDSEGEDGVEDDLQENSNTPQGAAPHNAQVGQPQAFTSPKSGRSASNSPVVVPSVGGKSSNDLSNAPTLVTDVTSKVQRLVSYFDDTIVSDDEGVMQTLVDGQPSENGRPSSITERSPSCQGELVSDGEVDPYGVTIPPEPPGQCPVELQEKITKLFRKMESGGLDMNKVIQQRKDFRNPSIYEKLIQFCSINELGTNYPPDRFDPFKWGKDSYYEELAKVQKAEMDKLEKARKEKTKIEIVSGTAKRPNSSSAIEDDAKKRKSKWDQVATGATASVKPTVLLSQPTLTTLTSSATGTKATVISAFGSLPKKRL